A region from the Sulfolobales archaeon genome encodes:
- a CDS encoding aspartate aminotransferase family protein, translating to MSSDPYLDLRSRYVMRGISLLHPITIERGENAVLYDIHGNRYIDFTSGIGVTILGHANPELVRAAEEQLRKLWHISFMVANYRPYVELAERLAKIAPGSSEKQVLLQNSGSEAIENAIKIARQASDRYVIVSYENSFHGRGTYGYALATTGKYSPYKFRLEPMMPGVEFVPYPYCYRCPFKQEYPYCGLACLDYIRSWFIHTRVPPDRIAAFIMEMVQGEGGFVVAPNDYVRELKKFLDEYGILLIDDEVQTGWGRTGRMWAVEHYGVEPDILVTAKAIANGLPLSAIIGRKEVMEKTNPGSFGGTYGGNPVSSAVALKVIEIIQRDRLVERAERLGRVIRRRLEEMYHRYESIGDVRGLGVMQAIELVRSRKTKEPATEETLKIINRAREKGLLLLRAGLFLNVIRLHPPLTIEEELLHKGLDTLEESLKEIERESRPS from the coding sequence ATGTCATCAGATCCCTATCTAGATCTTCGTAGTAGATATGTTATGAGGGGTATATCTCTTCTACATCCAATAACTATTGAGAGGGGTGAGAACGCTGTTCTCTATGATATCCATGGCAATAGATATATCGATTTCACCTCTGGCATAGGTGTAACAATTCTTGGCCATGCGAATCCGGAGCTGGTCAGGGCTGCTGAGGAGCAGTTGAGGAAGCTATGGCATATCAGCTTCATGGTAGCTAATTATAGGCCATATGTGGAGCTTGCTGAGAGGTTAGCAAAGATAGCCCCTGGTTCCTCTGAGAAGCAGGTTCTTCTACAGAACAGCGGTTCCGAGGCTATAGAGAACGCTATTAAGATCGCTAGGCAGGCTAGTGATAGATATGTGATAGTCTCCTACGAGAACTCATTCCATGGTAGGGGGACATATGGCTATGCCTTGGCAACAACGGGTAAGTATAGCCCCTATAAGTTTAGGTTAGAGCCTATGATGCCGGGGGTAGAGTTTGTCCCATATCCATATTGCTATAGATGCCCCTTCAAACAGGAGTACCCATACTGCGGCTTGGCATGTCTTGACTACATAAGAAGCTGGTTTATACACACAAGAGTACCTCCTGATAGGATAGCTGCGTTCATCATGGAGATGGTTCAGGGTGAGGGGGGCTTTGTAGTGGCTCCAAACGATTATGTTAGAGAGCTCAAGAAATTCCTAGACGAATACGGGATACTATTGATAGACGATGAGGTCCAAACAGGGTGGGGGAGGACTGGGAGGATGTGGGCTGTGGAGCACTACGGTGTAGAGCCAGATATATTGGTTACAGCTAAGGCTATAGCAAATGGACTGCCTCTCTCAGCTATAATAGGTAGGAAGGAGGTTATGGAGAAAACAAATCCAGGGAGCTTCGGGGGAACCTATGGTGGAAACCCTGTCTCCAGCGCTGTTGCGCTCAAGGTAATAGAGATCATCCAGAGGGATAGATTGGTTGAGAGAGCTGAGAGGCTGGGTAGGGTTATAAGGAGGAGGCTTGAGGAGATGTATCATAGATATGAATCCATAGGAGATGTCAGAGGCTTAGGGGTTATGCAAGCCATAGAGCTAGTCAGGAGTCGAAAGACAAAAGAACCAGCTACCGAGGAGACGCTGAAGATCATTAATAGGGCTAGGGAGAAGGGATTACTACTCCTACGCGCCGGGCTCTTCCTAAACGTCATAAGACTCCATCCACCCCTAACAATCGAGGAGGAGCTACTCCACAAAGGCCTAGACACCCTGGAGGAATCCTTGAAAGAAATAGAAAGAGAGTCTCGACCAAGCTGA
- a CDS encoding PhnD/SsuA/transferrin family substrate-binding protein, whose translation MGIAVRGRLVVMALTIVVVVAVGVVGSYLYSAWRGQGSAIDRLIIVVNPLPRDRVAAEARELESFLESRLGIDVEIYFPTSVAAIIESLRFGHAQLALGIGSLPAALALYVADVEMLLVEVREVIINDTVVHAPYYYSYWIVLKDSQYRGLEDLRGRRACFPSELSTSGYIFPMYRLVELGYLKAPADPRSFFGEVVFAGGYAQCWEALRNGHVDVTIMAGDVPASLYWVAMNSSRVLEMQGPVPSHLVLISKGLPSDLKQRIKNALLELNNKPDLMRKFVSAIFIRFDERTPEEHLKPLLNALEATGLKDRYLRLYTNTTR comes from the coding sequence ATGGGGATTGCTGTTCGTGGCAGATTGGTTGTTATGGCTTTGACAATAGTTGTTGTGGTTGCTGTAGGTGTTGTTGGTTCGTATCTATATTCAGCCTGGAGGGGGCAGGGTAGTGCTATAGATAGGCTTATAATAGTTGTTAATCCCTTACCCCGTGATAGGGTTGCTGCTGAGGCTAGGGAGCTGGAGTCTTTCTTAGAATCTAGGCTTGGTATTGATGTTGAGATATATTTCCCGACGAGTGTTGCTGCGATTATTGAGTCTCTTAGATTTGGCCATGCCCAGCTAGCCCTTGGCATCGGATCTCTTCCAGCTGCCCTTGCCCTCTATGTTGCTGATGTTGAGATGTTATTGGTTGAGGTGAGGGAGGTTATAATAAACGATACAGTTGTTCACGCGCCTTACTATTATTCATACTGGATAGTACTCAAGGATTCTCAGTATAGGGGGTTAGAGGATCTGAGGGGGAGGAGGGCTTGCTTCCCGAGTGAGCTATCAACATCTGGCTATATATTCCCGATGTATAGGCTTGTGGAGCTTGGATATCTAAAGGCTCCGGCGGATCCTAGGAGCTTCTTCGGCGAGGTAGTCTTCGCAGGAGGCTATGCACAGTGTTGGGAGGCTCTGAGGAATGGGCATGTGGATGTAACCATCATGGCTGGCGATGTGCCTGCCAGCCTATATTGGGTGGCTATGAATAGCAGCAGGGTTCTAGAGATGCAGGGGCCTGTGCCATCCCATCTTGTTCTGATATCCAAAGGGCTTCCAAGTGATTTGAAGCAGAGGATCAAGAACGCCCTTCTAGAGCTTAATAACAAGCCAGATCTTATGAGGAAGTTTGTATCAGCTATCTTCATTAGATTCGATGAGAGAACCCCTGAGGAGCATCTAAAACCCCTTTTAAACGCCCTAGAAGCAACTGGTTTGAAGGATAGGTATCTCAGGCTATACACTAACACCACTAGATAG
- a CDS encoding ATP-binding cassette domain-containing protein translates to MLALTQSPAVELKGAVFSYGDKRVLNGLDLEVFYGEAIAIMGRSGVGKTTLLKIVAGLLKPERGVIRILGCDLSNKCFDNVRGRIAYIPQTLGLIEGGSALYNVLLARAYEKPLRFITGIWGKEYISKALEALEAVGLLEKARARVERLSGGERQRVAIARAIFQGAPVILADEPVSNLDFESARDVVELLTGLRKRGVAIVAVMHDRDLAHRYFDRVYILEGGVLRVLS, encoded by the coding sequence TTGCTAGCACTAACCCAGAGCCCAGCTGTCGAGCTCAAAGGGGCTGTGTTTAGCTATGGAGATAAAAGGGTTTTAAATGGCCTGGATCTCGAGGTTTTCTATGGGGAGGCAATAGCTATTATGGGTAGGAGCGGTGTTGGGAAGACAACCCTCCTAAAGATCGTTGCAGGTCTTCTCAAACCGGAGAGAGGTGTTATTAGGATCCTCGGGTGTGATCTCTCAAACAAATGCTTCGATAATGTGAGGGGTAGGATAGCCTATATACCACAGACGCTTGGTCTCATAGAAGGTGGATCAGCACTCTATAACGTCCTACTGGCTAGGGCATATGAAAAGCCCCTAAGATTTATAACAGGGATCTGGGGTAAGGAATATATCTCCAAAGCACTAGAGGCTCTAGAGGCTGTTGGGCTGCTGGAGAAGGCTAGGGCTAGGGTTGAGAGGCTAAGCGGGGGTGAGAGGCAGAGGGTTGCGATAGCAAGGGCTATTTTCCAGGGAGCACCAGTTATTCTAGCTGATGAGCCAGTCTCCAACCTAGATTTCGAGAGTGCTAGGGATGTGGTGGAGCTTTTAACAGGGTTGAGGAAGAGGGGAGTTGCTATAGTAGCTGTTATGCATGATAGGGATCTAGCCCATAGATATTTCGATAGGGTATATATCTTGGAAGGTGGTGTTCTCAGGGTGCTATCATGA
- a CDS encoding ABC transporter permease subunit has translation MRIIVAFLIPTAMLAYILGLIDPGLWAKAGLNISRFIPLLGVRNDLWGDALTAVYETLIISVFGVSCGVLIAYLLAPLASPLLTPRTIAIAGRILANTARTVPAILWAILFVILIGPGAKAGALALAIYTSTYLAKFFYETLESVDRELLDSLKAMGLRGYTLAFALYTHIRRQIISSILFMLEYNVRTATILGFVGAGGVGYYILQYLSTLDYQAVLTFVIATIAIVAAIDTTSYTLRTRI, from the coding sequence ATGAGGATCATAGTTGCTTTTCTCATACCAACCGCTATGCTAGCATATATCCTCGGCCTGATAGATCCTGGGCTCTGGGCTAAAGCAGGTCTAAATATATCTAGATTCATACCTCTCCTAGGGGTTAGAAATGATCTCTGGGGAGACGCTCTCACAGCCGTCTATGAAACCCTGATCATATCTGTCTTCGGAGTCTCCTGCGGAGTCCTCATAGCATATCTTCTCGCCCCACTTGCAAGCCCTCTCCTAACTCCTCGCACCATAGCCATCGCTGGAAGGATACTCGCCAACACAGCCAGGACAGTGCCAGCGATACTCTGGGCAATACTATTCGTAATACTTATAGGGCCAGGGGCAAAGGCGGGCGCGCTAGCTCTCGCAATATATACCTCGACATATCTAGCCAAGTTCTTCTACGAGACCCTCGAGTCTGTGGATAGAGAGCTACTCGATTCTCTAAAGGCCATGGGTCTCAGAGGATACACGCTAGCCTTCGCACTATACACACATATCAGGAGACAGATTATAAGCAGCATACTCTTCATGCTCGAATATAACGTTAGAACAGCAACCATACTAGGATTCGTAGGCGCCGGCGGAGTTGGATACTATATACTACAATATCTAAGCACCCTAGACTACCAAGCAGTCCTGACATTCGTCATAGCCACCATAGCCATCGTAGCAGCAATAGACACAACAAGCTATACCCTAAGAACCCGAATATAG
- a CDS encoding ABC transporter permease, whose product MLLNIPLLSFIYGFIRALREVIGDSKGLAGFLMVLSIACMGFSAPYLPIPSYDSIDFPRFLPPSPEHPLGTDHLGRDLLSRVIWGARVSLMVGFVAAGIAAIIGILLGTVAGYYGGVVDTIVSRITDIFFVIPTFFIAVTLAAIYGSNIALIMLIIGLTTWPITARIMRAQVLVVKELPYVEAVKAIGANSLRIIVRHIVPASIQPAIANTILQVANAVVIEAGLSYLGLGDPNLPSWGRIIYEGQPYISSAWWISIFPGIFLLITVAGLNLLGDAIYRKLTPRIGQSIR is encoded by the coding sequence ATGTTGCTAAATATACCTCTTCTATCATTTATATATGGTTTTATAAGGGCTTTGAGAGAGGTAATAGGCGATTCAAAGGGCTTGGCGGGGTTCCTTATGGTGCTCTCGATCGCGTGTATGGGGTTCTCAGCTCCCTACCTACCGATACCCAGCTATGATTCAATAGATTTCCCTAGATTTCTCCCTCCATCCCCCGAGCATCCTCTAGGAACAGATCATCTCGGCAGGGATCTTTTAAGCAGGGTGATCTGGGGAGCTAGGGTCTCGCTCATGGTTGGTTTCGTGGCAGCGGGTATTGCAGCCATCATAGGGATCCTACTTGGAACTGTAGCGGGATATTATGGTGGTGTCGTGGACACTATAGTTAGTAGAATAACAGATATATTCTTCGTGATCCCAACGTTCTTCATAGCAGTTACCCTCGCAGCAATCTATGGAAGTAACATAGCGTTGATCATGTTAATAATAGGGTTAACAACATGGCCGATCACAGCTAGAATTATGAGGGCCCAGGTGCTAGTGGTTAAAGAGCTACCATATGTAGAGGCTGTAAAAGCTATAGGTGCTAACAGCTTGAGAATCATAGTGAGACATATTGTTCCAGCATCTATACAGCCAGCAATAGCCAATACAATCCTCCAAGTAGCAAATGCGGTAGTTATTGAAGCTGGCCTCAGCTATCTAGGGCTGGGAGATCCTAATCTACCCAGCTGGGGAAGAATCATATATGAGGGACAACCATATATTTCATCAGCATGGTGGATTTCAATATTCCCAGGGATCTTCCTCCTCATAACAGTTGCAGGTCTTAACCTCCTAGGCGACGCCATATATAGGAAACTAACGCCCAGGATAGGGCAGAGTATCAGGTAA